TTACCAGATATTTTCTGAGGTAAGGATACTTTTTTATATGAAGCCGGGTGTTTTTCAACCGCCCCCGAAGATAGACAGTGCGTTTCTTTCAATTACTTTTAAAGAGGATGAAAGAATCGTGGAGGATGGATTGGTAGAGTTTATAAGGATATGCTTTCAGAATAAAAGGAAGCACATGAAATATACCCTGACCAGACATTTTGGTGAGGAAAAAATAGCATCCCTCTACATGTCTATGGATTTTCCTCACACGATTCGTGCAGAAGAGATAGAACCTCAAAGGTTTAAGGAAATGTACAGGTTTTTTAACTGATTATGCGAGAAATAGTCGGTTTTACAACAACAATCCCAGTAGAAATTGTTTTTGCAGGGGGGTATATCCCTTGCGACCTTAACAACGTTTTTATAACTGATGAGAACCCCATGCATTATATTGAAAGAGCTGAAAAAGATGGGTTCCCAAAGAGTATGTGCAACTGGATAAAGGGCATATACGGCGTTGTGATGGAGAAGAATATAGGCATAGTGATAACAGTAATGGAAGGGGATTGCAGCAATACCCAGGCACTTGCAGAGATATTGAGATATAAGGGCAAAAAGACTATCCCGTTTTCCTATCCTTATGATAGAGACAGAAAGGTTTTAAAAAGGGAGATCAAAAAGCTTATGGAAGCATTCTCTGTGGATGAAACGTCGCTCCTCAAGGTAGAAGAGGGTATTGAGAGGGTAAGATCAATGCTTGAATCAATTGACCGGATGACATGGAAGGAGAGAAGGGTAACAGGTTCTGAAAATCATCTCTGGCTTGTGAGGGCGTCTGACATGCTGGGGGATTACAAAAAATATGGAACCATGTTGGCTGGTTTTATAAATGGGGTCAAAAACAGGGCTGAAATAGAGGGGATTAATGTTGGATATATGGGCGTACCGCCTATTGTCCTTGACCTTTATCAGTTTATTGAGGGTCTTGACGCCCATATCGTTTACAATGAAACCCAGAGACAATTTTCTCTTCCTTATTTTTCAAAAGGCATTGTGGAGAGGTATCTCAGATACACCTATCCTTATGGGATATTTGCGAGGCTTGAGGATATAAAAAGGGAGATTAAAAGGCGAAAGATCAGGGGCATCATCCATTATGTCCAGGCCTTCTGTTACAGGGTAATTGAGGATGTAATACTCATAGAGACACTCGATGTACCTGTTTTAACAATTGA
This DNA window, taken from Pseudomonadota bacterium, encodes the following:
- a CDS encoding 2-hydroxyacyl-CoA dehydratase, which gives rise to MREIVGFTTTIPVEIVFAGGYIPCDLNNVFITDENPMHYIERAEKDGFPKSMCNWIKGIYGVVMEKNIGIVITVMEGDCSNTQALAEILRYKGKKTIPFSYPYDRDRKVLKREIKKLMEAFSVDETSLLKVEEGIERVRSMLESIDRMTWKERRVTGSENHLWLVRASDMLGDYKKYGTMLAGFINGVKNRAEIEGINVGYMGVPPIVLDLYQFIEGLDAHIVYNETQRQFSLPYFSKGIVERYLRYTYPYGIFARLEDIKREIKRRKIRGIIHYVQAFCYRVIEDVILIETLDVPVLTIEGDLPKPLDTRTKLRLEAFIEMLKGRA